A window of Streptomyces sp. NBC_01689 genomic DNA:
GGCGGTGCGCGGAGCGGACGTCGCCGTCCCGGTAGAGCGACGCGTACGCCGAGGTGATCACGGCGGTGGGCGACCGGTGGGTTCCGGCCAGCCGGTCGGAGACCTCCCGCAGTTCCTGTGCCTGGTCGAGCAGCGCGGACTGGGCGGCCACGTAGGCCGCGTCACCGAGGCGGCGAGAGCGCGGTCCGGCGGCGGGGCTCAGTTCGGCGGCGCGGGTCAGCAGGGCGACGGCGGACGCCGCCGCGCCGCGGGCCGTGGCCGAGCGGGCGGCGCGCTCCAGGACGGCGGCGACGGCCTCGTCGGGGTCGACGGTGGCGGCCGCGAGATGGGCGGCGTGGCGTTCGATGTCCGCGTGGTGCAGCCGGGCGAGTTCCGCGTGGGCGGCGCGCCGCTCGTTCGGGGTGGCGGACTGCAGCAGGGCCGAGCGGACCAGCGGGTGGCGGAAGACGGGGTCGCCGGTGACGGCGTCCACGGTCAGCAGTCCGGCGGCCAGGGCGCCGTCCACCGCCCTGAGCCGGTGGCGGGCGCGGTCGGCCGATGACGGTGCCGCGCCGGTGCCGTCGAGGGCCGCGCGCAGCAGTTCGGTGCGCTCGGCGGCGGCGAGCGTCCTGATCCGGTCGCCGTAGAGCTGTTCGAGGCGCCGGGACAGGGGCAGCTCACTGGGCCCGGCGCCGTGGGCGGTGCCCTCGCGCAGGGCGCGCGGGAGCTCCAGCAGGGCGAGCGGGTTGCCCCGGGCCTGTTCGAGGACCTGGTGGCGGGCGGCCGTCGAGAGGTCCGGGGCGTGCGCGTCGAGCAGCCGGGCGGCCGCCCGGGGGTCCAGGGCCGGGACCGTCAGCTCGGGCAGCCCCGCCGCGTCCCACGCCGACGGGAGGTCCGCCCGTACCCCGACGGCCATGGATACGGCATGCGCGGACAGCCGGCGGGCGATGAACCGGCCCACCTCGGCGCTCTGCGCGTCGAACCAGTGGGCGTCGTCCACGACGACCAGCAGCGGGCTGTCGCCGGACACCAGGGCGAACAGGTCGAGTACGGCGACGCCCAGCGTCATCACCGAGGGCGCCTCACCCGTCGTACGCCCGAAGACGGTGTCGAAGGCCGCTCGGGTGACCCGGTCGAGGCCGGCGGCCTGCGGGAGCAGCGGGTGCAGGAGCTGGTGCAGGCCCGCGAAGGGAAGCTCCGACTCGGCCTCGACGCCGGCCGCGCGGACGACCCGGTGTCCGAGGGCGAGGGAGCGCGCCGCGGCCGCGTCCAGCAGGACGCTCTTGCCGACGCCGGCCTCGCCCCGCAGCAGCAGGGCCCGTCCGTCGGGGGACGCGGCCAGCGCGGACAGCTCGGCCAGCTCCGTCTCCCGGCCGACGATCGGCTGTTCGTCCGCCATGCCCTGCCTCCCGCTCTCGCGCCGGGCCGCCCGGTGGTCTCCTGTCCAGGAGACCACCCCGCGTACGAAGCCTCAGCCGGTGGCGTCGACCAGGGCCAGGTCATGCAGGCGCTCCGGCGGGCCGGGGCGGGCGTAGTACCAGCCCTGGGCGGTGTCGCAGCCCAGTATCCGCAGCTGTTCGGCCTGCGCGCCGGTCTCGACGCCCTCGACCGTGACCGCGAGATCGAGGCTGTGGGCGAGCGAGACGATGCCCTCGACGATCTTGAGATCGACGGGGTCCGCGGGGAACTGCTGCATGCCCTGGGTGAACGAGCGGTCCAGCTTGAGGATGCTCACGGGCAGTCGGCGCAGGTTGGCGAGGTTCGAGTAGCCGGTGCCGAAGTCGTCGAGGGCGATGTCCACTCCCATCTCGGCGAGCCGGCGCAGCGGCTTGAGGAGGTCGTCGTCGGCGCCGATCAGCGCGGACTCCGTGACCTCGAGGCACAGGGCGCCGGCGTCGAGCCCCTCGCGCTCCAGGATGTCCACGGTGTCCTGGACGAGGCCCGGGTGGGTGAGCTGGCACGGCGACAGGTTGACGTTGATCCGCAGGGGGCCGGCCCCGGCGTGCCGCGCCTGCCACCTGCGGGCCTGCCGCACCGACTGTTCCAGGACCCAGCGGCCGAGCGGCACGATCAGTCCGGTGTGCTCGGCGAGCGGGATGAACTGGTCGGGTCCGAGGACGCCGTGCTGCGGATGCAGCCAGCGCACCAGCGCCTCCGCGCCGTGCACGCTGCCGTCGGCGAGGTGCACCAGCGGCTGGTACTCGATGAAGAACTCGCCCCGGTCGAGGGCCGCCGGGAGCGCCGTGGTGAGCCCGTGCCGGGTGATGGCGCGGGCGTCTGCCTCGGGGTCGGCGAGCTCGAAGCGGTTGCCGCCCGCGGACTTGGCGCGGTACATCGTGATGTCGGCGCTGCGCAGCACCTCCGCGGGGCCGCGTTCGCCCGCCGGTCCCTCGACGATGCCGATGCTCCCGCGTACGGCCAGTTCACGTCCGTCGATGCTGATCGGGGTGACCAGGGCGTTCATGATGCGTCCGGCCAGCTCGTCGACCTCGCGCTCGGTGTCGGGGCCGATGGTGAGGGCCACGAACTCGTCGCCGCCGAGCCGGGCGACCATCTCGCCCGGTGCGGTCGCGCAGGACTGGAGCCGGTCGGCGACCTCGACGAGGAGCCGGTCGCCTGCCGCGTGTCCGAGGCTGTCGTTGATGGTCTTGAAGCCGTCGAGGTCGAGGTAGCACAGACCGAACCGCTGGTCGTCGCCCGCGGAGAGCGCCTTCTCCAGGCGTTCGAAGAAGAGGGTCCGGTTGGGCAGTCCGGTGAGGGCGTCGTGGGTGGCCTCGTAGCGCAGCCGCAGATTGAGCAGCCGGCGCTCGGTGGTGTCCTCCATGAGGGCGAGCTGGTACTGCGGTTCACCGTCCGCGTCGCGCAGCAGGGACACCGTCAGGTTGGTCCACAGGGCGGTGCCGTCGGGCCGGTAGAAGGCCTTTTCGACGTGGTAGTGCTCCCGCTCGCCGCTGACCAACTCCTCGTAGAGCTTCCAGACTTGGGGCGCGTCGTCGGGGTGGGTCCACTCGGGGACGCGACGGCCGCGCATGGTCTGTTCGGAGCCGCCGAACATCCGAAGCAGGGCTCCGTTGGCCTGCAGGATGTTGCCTTCGAGGTCGGCGATGGCGATGCCTATGGCCGCGCCCTCGAAGACCGCGCGGAAGCGTGCCTCACTGGCGTGCAGTGCCTCGGCCACCGTGCTGCGTGCGTTCAACGCGGCCTGGTAGATGGCCTCCTGCTCGCTGAGGGTCCGCTCCCGCAGCGCCTGCGCGAATCCGGCGGCCATGGCGTGCTGCAGCCGTGCCGAGCGGGTGCGCAGGGCCTCCTGCGGTCCGTCCTCGCCGCAGTAGAGCACCAGATAGGCGTCCACGCAGTCGAGGGTGCGGCTCAGCGCCTCGGGATCGGTGCAGTGCGCGGAGACGATCGCGGCCCCCACCGCCTGCCCCTCGGCCGCCTGGAAGGTCCTGGCTCGCAGCGCCTCGCTCAACCGCCGTGCGAGCGGGATGAGTTGCTGCTCGAACTCGGGACGGGTCAGTGACGTCGAGGTGACCGGGAAGACCGCGCGGCTCCAGATCGTCGCGAACCTGCGGAGTCTGTCCTCCGGCCCGTCCGGTTCCGCGGTCACGCCGTGCGCCCCACGCCCGCGAACCCGGAGAAGGAATAGGGATCCTCGTCCTCGGGCGCGGTGTCGGGCCGCCAGATCGGCATCGGCACCAGTCCGGGTTCCACCATGTCGTACCCCTCGAAGAACCGCGCGATCTCCTCGCGCGAACGCATGATCAGCGGGTTGCGAATGTTCTTGTACACGTCGACCGCGCCCTCGGTCCGCTCGGCCGGGAGCGGGATTCCCTCGTACGAGGCGTGCGTGACGACGAGCAGGCTTCCCGGCGCGAGCGCGTCGCGCAGTTCGGCCACCGCAGCGTACGGGTCGTCCGCGTCCTCCACGAAGTGAAGTATGGCAACGAGCAGCAGGGCGACCGGCCGGTTCAGGTCGATCAGCCGCTGGACCTCGGCGCTGGCCAGGATCTCCTGGGGCTTGAGCAGATCGGCGGCGACCACGTCGGTGTCGTCGACGTCCCGCAGGACGGCCTGGCTGTGCGCGACGGCGACCGGGTCGTGGTCGACGTACACGACATGGGCTCCGGGGCGGGCCGCCCGCGCGACCTCGTGGACGTTGCCGAAGGTCGGGATGCCGGAGCCGATGTCGAGGAACTGCGAGATGCCCTCGTCCGCCGCGAAGCGCACGGCACGGCGCATGAACGCCCGGTTCGCCTGCATGATCTTGGGCAGTCCGGGCAGGAACTCCATCGCCTTGCGGGCCGCTTCCCGGTCGACCTCGAAGTTGTGCGAACCGCCCAGGTAGTAGTCGTAGATGCGGGACACGCTCGGCACCGAGATGTCAATGCTGCGTGGGGCCCAGGCGGGACGCTCCATCTATCTCTCCAAGGCGTAGTCGACGGCTCAGGCGATCCGGTGTTCGAGCTGAGGCTACTGATCGCCCGCCAAACGGGCGAGTCAAAACGGAAATTGACCGTCCGTTCACCGGGACTGCCTACGGCATGTGCCGAATCCACCGCGGTGCGGAGCCTTCGGACACGCCGACGCGTGTCACCGCGAAACCGATGCGAAGCGTTCCAAAAAGTTCCCGGGAGTCACGAAGCGTCGTCATGCCCGGCCCGGCGGCGACTGTCCCCGGTGTGGAAAATTTCCCCCGTCCGGGCCGCGGCCGATGCGGGCGCGCACAGCGAACGGTCCGCCCCCTCCGTGCGGAGGGGGCGGACCGTGGTCGCGCGCGTTGTTCTGTTCGTCCGGCGTTCCCGCCGGTTCCGACCCGTTCGCCGTTCCGCGTTCGTCCCTCCGCGACGGGACGACCGGGCCGAGGGGAGGCGATCGGCTACTTCGGCGCGCCGACCGGCTTCCCGTCGGGGGCGACGGCGTACCACGTGCCGCCCACGCCCTGGCCGTTGGTGTCCCCGGCCTTGGTGTCACCGGAGAAGGTGTAGATGGGCCAGCAGTTGACGGTCATCTGCTTGGCGCCGTCCGGGCGGGTGAAGCCCATCAGGCCCTTCTTCTGGACGCCCTTGGTGTCGGCGGCCTTGACCGGCGCGACGACGGGCCACTTCTCCAGGCAGGCGCCGACACAGGCGGACTTCGAGACCGGCCAGGCCTGGTCCTTCATGAAGCGGTAGACCGTCATGCCGTTCTTGTCGACGACGATCTCACCGAGCTTGGGGTCCTTGCGGGTCGACAGGCCCGGCAGGGCGGCCAGCGTGGCCTTCTTGCCGTCGGGGGCGGAGGCGTACCAGATGCCGCCGACGCCCTGGCCGTTGACGTCGCCGGCCTTGGTGTCCTTGGCGTACCGGTACATCGGCCAGCCGGCGATGGTCAGCTGCTTGGTGCCGTCCGCACGGGTGACCTCGCCGAGCAGTGCCTTGTCCACCCCGGTGGCGGCCGTGGCGCCGTCGGCGGGAACGGCGGGCCAGGCCTTCGCGCAGTCGCCGTCACAGTTCGACTTCGGCGGCTGGGCGGTGTCCTTCTCGAAGCGGTAGAGGGTGAATCCGGCGCTGTCGGTCAGCACCTTGCCGAGCGTCGCGCTCTCCGCGACGGCGAGCTGCCCCGCGGACTCCGCCTGGGCCGCCGCACCCTGCTGGTCGGCGCCGTAGCCGTTCGGGCTCGCGGTGCTGCCGGTCTGGCCGTATCCGTTGGCAGCCGCGGCGGCGCCCACGTTCTGGCTGCCCGTCGACTGGGTGCCCGAATCCTGACCGCACGCCGTCGTGAGCGCCAGCACGGCCGCAGCTGTCGCTACGAGTGAGGCGCTCCGCCAGGAGGTCTTCATTGGGTAACTCCCACCGTTCACATAAGGGTTGCGGCGCCGTGCAGCACCGCGCATGGCCCTAGGTACGGCCGGGGGCGGGCGTTGTGTTCAACCGGCTCACAAAAAACTTTCGGAACGCTGTGACACCCTCCGGCACCGGAGCCCCGGACGGCCGTCCACCCGGCCCCCGCACACCTGATCGCTCGCCCATCCGTTCGCTTCTTCTCGTACATCTGCGCCCGGCCGGCCTGCCTGCCCGGCGCCGCCGTCAAACCGCCCCGGTCCACAAGTCCTCCGTTCGGGGCAATACCCCGCCACTCCGGCGTGCGTGGCGCCGGCACGCCTCATGATCTCCGACGTGCATGCACCACAGCGGACCTCGTCCGCCCTCGTCATACGGGTTCTGGCGCTGCTGACGCTGGCCTGGGTCCTCGGCGGTGCGCCGGTCCCGTCCGCGGTCGCGGACGCCTGCGCGTACGCCTCCGTCGGGCCGGACGGCACGGAGGCGGTGGCGATCGCCGGCGACGGGCTCTGCACCGTCAGCCCGGCGCCACCCACCCCCACGCCCACCCCGACACCTCCGCCGAAGCCGACACCCCCGCCGCCCCCTCCGCCCCCGCCCCCACCGCCGAGGCCGCGGCCGACACCACCGCCTCCTCCCCCACCGCCCCCCGCGCCGGCCCCGCGGCCCGTCGTCGTGGCACCGCCGCCGAGGCCGACGCCGCCACCACCGCCACCGCCCGCTCCGACACCCACGCCCACGCCGACGCACCGGGCCCGTCCCCAGCCGTCGCCCACCCCGGTGAGCTACCCGGTGTACCGCGCCCCGGCGCACAAGCACGCGGTCCGCAGCGGACCGTCCCTGGTCTCGCTCACCCTGCTCGTCACCGTGCCCGCGGTGCTCGCCGTCGCGGCGCTGCGTCCGCGCTGACCCTTGGAGGCAACTTTGTCGGATTGGCTTGTTCTCGTCCTCGCGATGGCGGCCGCGTGCCTCGTGGTCCTCGTCGTGGCGCTGCTGCGCAACCGGCGTGCCCCGGAGGACGAGGATCCGTCCGAGACCCCGGACGTGATCGAGTACATGACCATGATGATCGGCGTGGTCTACGCCATCGTCCTGGGGCTGGCCATCGCCGGCGTCTGGGAGGCCCGCAGTGCCGCCCAGGACCATGTGCAGACCGAGGCCCAGGCCCTGCACGAGATCTCGGAGCGGG
This region includes:
- a CDS encoding helix-turn-helix transcriptional regulator — translated: MADEQPIVGRETELAELSALAASPDGRALLLRGEAGVGKSVLLDAAAARSLALGHRVVRAAGVEAESELPFAGLHQLLHPLLPQAAGLDRVTRAAFDTVFGRTTGEAPSVMTLGVAVLDLFALVSGDSPLLVVVDDAHWFDAQSAEVGRFIARRLSAHAVSMAVGVRADLPSAWDAAGLPELTVPALDPRAAARLLDAHAPDLSTAARHQVLEQARGNPLALLELPRALREGTAHGAGPSELPLSRRLEQLYGDRIRTLAAAERTELLRAALDGTGAAPSSADRARHRLRAVDGALAAGLLTVDAVTGDPVFRHPLVRSALLQSATPNERRAAHAELARLHHADIERHAAHLAAATVDPDEAVAAVLERAARSATARGAAASAVALLTRAAELSPAAGPRSRRLGDAAYVAAQSALLDQAQELREVSDRLAGTHRSPTAVITSAYASLYRDGDVRSAHRRVAAALGSLPPDGDPETRTRLLNLLLAISLFAADPALWTVTDALADEVPGTSSTALYRDAFGDLARRGAGARERVQDAFARLGEEQPWDVMRLGVAAYYLDALGDQRPLVRRVADREADSGAVTNAMTLLQLVMLDQINSGDWDAAERTGLRGLDLTAVHGYALFAQQYHGFLGLVAAWRGDLEAATAALNRLDRWARPRGVGYLTQLAEAIGTAAHLTAGDFEGAYSYASGLAAPGTFTPYSQQALRTLLDLVESAVHTGRTAQARAHAVAARDQGLPAISPHLGFLTAAALAMTEDDTRAREAFERAVAHPAGAEYPFELARVRLAQGMWLRRARERAAARTVLAQAAEAFDRLGAVPWAQRARAELRAAGAAAARGADGPAAALTAQERQIAELAASGLSNKEIGARLFLSPRTVGAHLYRVFPKLGISSRASLRDALAGNSTEGG
- a CDS encoding putative bifunctional diguanylate cyclase/phosphodiesterase encodes the protein MTAEPDGPEDRLRRFATIWSRAVFPVTSTSLTRPEFEQQLIPLARRLSEALRARTFQAAEGQAVGAAIVSAHCTDPEALSRTLDCVDAYLVLYCGEDGPQEALRTRSARLQHAMAAGFAQALRERTLSEQEAIYQAALNARSTVAEALHASEARFRAVFEGAAIGIAIADLEGNILQANGALLRMFGGSEQTMRGRRVPEWTHPDDAPQVWKLYEELVSGEREHYHVEKAFYRPDGTALWTNLTVSLLRDADGEPQYQLALMEDTTERRLLNLRLRYEATHDALTGLPNRTLFFERLEKALSAGDDQRFGLCYLDLDGFKTINDSLGHAAGDRLLVEVADRLQSCATAPGEMVARLGGDEFVALTIGPDTEREVDELAGRIMNALVTPISIDGRELAVRGSIGIVEGPAGERGPAEVLRSADITMYRAKSAGGNRFELADPEADARAITRHGLTTALPAALDRGEFFIEYQPLVHLADGSVHGAEALVRWLHPQHGVLGPDQFIPLAEHTGLIVPLGRWVLEQSVRQARRWQARHAGAGPLRINVNLSPCQLTHPGLVQDTVDILEREGLDAGALCLEVTESALIGADDDLLKPLRRLAEMGVDIALDDFGTGYSNLANLRRLPVSILKLDRSFTQGMQQFPADPVDLKIVEGIVSLAHSLDLAVTVEGVETGAQAEQLRILGCDTAQGWYYARPGPPERLHDLALVDATG
- a CDS encoding SAM-dependent methyltransferase, which produces MERPAWAPRSIDISVPSVSRIYDYYLGGSHNFEVDREAARKAMEFLPGLPKIMQANRAFMRRAVRFAADEGISQFLDIGSGIPTFGNVHEVARAARPGAHVVYVDHDPVAVAHSQAVLRDVDDTDVVAADLLKPQEILASAEVQRLIDLNRPVALLLVAILHFVEDADDPYAAVAELRDALAPGSLLVVTHASYEGIPLPAERTEGAVDVYKNIRNPLIMRSREEIARFFEGYDMVEPGLVPMPIWRPDTAPEDEDPYSFSGFAGVGRTA
- a CDS encoding SCO0930 family lipoprotein: MKTSWRSASLVATAAAVLALTTACGQDSGTQSTGSQNVGAAAAANGYGQTGSTASPNGYGADQQGAAAQAESAGQLAVAESATLGKVLTDSAGFTLYRFEKDTAQPPKSNCDGDCAKAWPAVPADGATAATGVDKALLGEVTRADGTKQLTIAGWPMYRYAKDTKAGDVNGQGVGGIWYASAPDGKKATLAALPGLSTRKDPKLGEIVVDKNGMTVYRFMKDQAWPVSKSACVGACLEKWPVVAPVKAADTKGVQKKGLMGFTRPDGAKQMTVNCWPIYTFSGDTKAGDTNGQGVGGTWYAVAPDGKPVGAPK